In Roseofilum casamattae BLCC-M143, one genomic interval encodes:
- a CDS encoding C1 family peptidase, with protein sequence MQSIFKVVDRILDTRPDTLDFRDRLYEATLVEVPEKIDLEEYRKWNIPILDQGREGACTGFALATVAHYLLARRKGSSQLTQVSPWMIYAMAKRYDEWPGEDYEGSSARGAMKAWHKHGVCADRLWTHRSGKTKKDPNETQSLDAYQRPLGAYYRVNHKDLVAMHSAIAEVGILYATGLVHEGWEQMDAEGVIPLKDKVRGGHAYAIVAYDDRGFWLQNSWGPGWGNRGFALVTYDDWLRNGTDVWVARLGVPIILRNPPSPKEKRSNNAKQTSSYLYHDLRPHMVSLASDGGFSSTGTYGTSASAMQTILTEDFTRITQSWQKKRLCLFAPSGLESQDEAIEMMARWRPLFLEREIYPLYFLWNGHFWNHLVQLLQGALNKRRPEGINDRQQDFMRDRLDDALEPVVRQNDGAVQWSAVKNQAIQASQSYHGGMRLVLQFLSELMAAEPNVELHLIAHSTGSLLLAPLVQLFATEGLIGNAPLAGDVGYGQKNIASCSLWAPASTMAEFYQTYGSAIATNKIDRFSLFTLTDEVEQNDNCANIYHRSLLYLIAHALEEKPRIPFSPTHAEGTAIVGMEKFIRQEVQLQQWIESEQVDWILAPNTRESGTQFHSTARSHQNFLSDNATLNATLARILKES encoded by the coding sequence ATGCAAAGCATATTTAAAGTTGTCGATCGCATTTTAGACACTCGTCCCGATACTCTCGACTTTCGCGATCGCCTCTACGAAGCCACCTTAGTCGAAGTTCCGGAAAAAATCGACTTAGAAGAATACCGCAAATGGAATATTCCCATTCTCGATCAAGGACGGGAAGGGGCTTGTACTGGATTTGCCTTAGCCACCGTGGCTCATTATTTACTCGCTCGACGCAAAGGCAGCAGTCAGCTCACCCAAGTCAGTCCCTGGATGATTTATGCCATGGCCAAACGCTACGACGAATGGCCGGGAGAAGACTACGAAGGCTCTAGCGCGCGCGGTGCTATGAAAGCTTGGCACAAACATGGAGTCTGCGCCGACAGACTGTGGACTCATCGTTCCGGGAAAACAAAAAAAGACCCGAACGAAACTCAATCCTTAGATGCCTATCAACGTCCCTTGGGTGCCTACTATCGCGTCAATCATAAAGACTTAGTGGCCATGCATAGCGCGATCGCCGAAGTCGGTATTCTGTATGCTACCGGACTCGTCCACGAAGGCTGGGAACAGATGGATGCTGAAGGCGTTATTCCCCTGAAAGATAAGGTCAGAGGCGGTCATGCCTATGCCATTGTCGCCTATGACGATCGCGGATTTTGGTTGCAAAACTCTTGGGGCCCCGGTTGGGGCAATCGTGGATTTGCTTTAGTGACTTACGATGATTGGCTGCGCAATGGCACTGATGTTTGGGTCGCCAGGTTGGGAGTCCCCATCATTCTGCGCAACCCACCCTCCCCGAAAGAAAAGCGCTCCAATAATGCCAAACAAACCAGCTCCTATCTCTATCACGACCTCCGTCCCCACATGGTGAGTTTAGCCAGCGACGGTGGGTTTAGCTCGACGGGAACTTATGGTACTTCTGCCTCAGCAATGCAAACTATCCTCACCGAAGATTTTACGCGCATTACCCAATCGTGGCAGAAAAAGCGCCTGTGTTTATTCGCGCCCAGCGGTTTAGAATCTCAAGATGAAGCGATCGAGATGATGGCCCGATGGCGACCCTTATTCCTAGAACGAGAAATTTATCCTCTCTATTTTCTGTGGAACGGTCATTTTTGGAATCATTTAGTGCAACTATTGCAAGGTGCTCTAAACAAACGTCGTCCGGAAGGAATCAACGATCGCCAGCAAGACTTTATGCGCGATCGCCTCGACGATGCCTTAGAGCCAGTCGTCCGGCAAAATGATGGAGCGGTGCAATGGAGTGCCGTGAAAAACCAAGCCATTCAAGCGAGCCAATCCTATCATGGTGGAATGCGATTAGTCCTGCAATTTCTCTCCGAGCTAATGGCTGCAGAACCCAATGTAGAATTACATTTAATTGCTCATAGTACGGGGAGTTTATTATTAGCTCCACTCGTGCAACTGTTCGCTACAGAAGGATTAATTGGCAATGCTCCTTTAGCGGGAGATGTGGGTTACGGTCAAAAGAATATTGCCTCCTGTAGTTTGTGGGCTCCAGCTTCGACAATGGCAGAATTTTACCAAACCTACGGCAGCGCGATCGCAACCAATAAGATCGATCGCTTCTCCTTATTTACCCTAACCGATGAAGTCGAACAAAACGATAATTGTGCTAACATTTACCATCGTTCTTTACTCTATCTCATTGCTCATGCTCTAGAAGAAAAGCCGCGCATCCCCTTTTCGCCAACTCACGCAGAAGGAACTGCGATCGTCGGTATGGAAAAATTCATCCGTCAGGAGGTTCAACTCCAACAGTGGATTGAATCCGAACAAGTAGACTGGATCTTAGCCCCAAATACCAGAGAAAGCGGCACTCAGTTTCATTCCACCGCTCGCTCTCACCAAAACTTTTTGAGCGATAATGCGACATTAAACGCAACCCTAGCACGAATTCTGAAAGAATCTTAA
- a CDS encoding CHAD domain-containing protein translates to MTQHQHSENDLLKDGAYLGIQKYFYKTIRYERKVLEDKDPENLHQMRVGMRCLRSAVTGFAPIVRLPAAMENKPIGKMAGVLGQLRDLDVLQEIMQSYQPHLISGEKRLLTQALKASIQQRSKAFKQVKKLLRGKKYQHFKQSVETWLQDPHYQEYARLSVSSTLPDLLLPCINQLLLHPGWWVGVKIEGGQVKRINRLTLKTAESQISDREDVLHDLRKQAKRVRYQMNLFSQYYGSDYQDYIMEMKRIQEVLGKIQDTLILEAFLDRVLPPNWRQKGPKLTKQLMQDRYQAWKAFYKLQQKYLSAEGRQGLRQAAIAPLTLPSALNGSDRTELRYDSGELKPVT, encoded by the coding sequence ATGACTCAGCACCAGCACTCGGAAAACGATCTCCTCAAAGATGGGGCCTATCTGGGCATTCAGAAATATTTCTACAAAACGATCCGATACGAACGCAAAGTCTTAGAGGACAAGGATCCGGAGAATTTACATCAGATGCGCGTGGGAATGCGGTGCTTGCGTAGTGCCGTGACGGGTTTTGCTCCCATTGTTCGATTGCCTGCTGCCATGGAGAATAAACCGATTGGTAAAATGGCCGGGGTGCTGGGTCAATTACGAGATCTCGACGTGCTCCAAGAGATTATGCAAAGCTACCAACCGCATTTAATCTCTGGAGAAAAGCGGTTGTTAACTCAAGCGCTAAAGGCTTCTATCCAACAACGTTCTAAAGCATTCAAACAGGTCAAGAAACTGCTGCGCGGCAAAAAATATCAACACTTTAAGCAGTCTGTAGAAACTTGGTTGCAAGATCCCCACTATCAAGAATATGCTCGGTTATCGGTCAGTAGTACGCTACCGGATTTGTTGTTGCCTTGCATCAATCAATTGCTGTTACACCCAGGTTGGTGGGTTGGGGTGAAGATCGAGGGAGGACAAGTGAAGCGGATAAATCGCTTAACCTTGAAAACGGCTGAATCGCAAATTTCCGATCGCGAAGATGTGTTGCACGATCTGCGCAAACAAGCCAAGCGGGTTCGCTATCAAATGAATTTGTTCTCTCAATATTATGGCTCGGATTATCAAGATTATATTATGGAGATGAAACGCATTCAGGAGGTGTTAGGAAAGATTCAAGACACTTTAATTCTCGAAGCGTTCTTGGATCGGGTACTTCCACCAAATTGGAGACAGAAGGGACCAAAACTAACAAAACAGTTGATGCAAGATCGCTATCAAGCCTGGAAAGCGTTCTACAAACTGCAACAAAAATATTTGAGTGCTGAGGGACGGCAAGGGTTGCGTCAGGCAGCGATCGCGCCATTAACGCTTCCTTCGGCATTGAACGGCAGCGATCGTA